CGATTTTGCTCGTTTTTCTTATTATGATTCTTTATTGACTATTTACGCgatgttgtaatttttccgATTTTtcattgcttttttttgcatttaagCAATTATCCGTTATTTATAAGAagccattttaattttgttttataaatcATAGCCTTTCGTACAATACATTTCCACCCTAAGCAAATAATGTTAACAACACAGTGGTATTCATATGTTCCATTAGTTGCTATTTCCGCTGCCATGTTGATTATTGTTATAATCTTCCTAGTCATCGCTAattttgtcactttttttattttcatccaTGTGTTAGTTGCTGCCTTTCTTCTCTTCAACCTCCTCTCCATCTTCTAGTACCTCCATTTGAGGATaaattgtataaatatatctcCATCTTCTAGAACCTCCATTTGATGATAAactgtataaatatatctcCATCTTCTAGAACCTCCATTTGATGATAAactgtataaatatatctcCAACTTTCTTTACCTTTCGTGGATTCGGCATGCACACTACACATTTTTCTAAACATCTTCAAATAACCTTATTTGTTTGGTGCCATACGTTTTAGaagatatttattatatgaaaaataattaaaaaccGATGGAATAGCACCTAAATTGGATATATAATCACgtataaattgaaaaatctATTACATTTTAgcattttgcttcattttttttttttctcatttatgTTTTCCTTCTCCAATAATTTTGTAGCATCATCATAACAACTTTTAtctgtttattatttttttatttattcattcctTCTCCAcgttttatgcatttttctgAGCACCAATTTTGACCTTTGCattatatatcattataatagcactcatttttattacgAAGTGGTGTTCTCTCTTaggaataatatattcaCCATAATCATTTGTTTTCAGAAGTAGATCCACTAAAGTAGTCGTATTTAAATTGTAACACTTGTGAAGCATGTTTTATTTACTGTAGAATATTTGCAACCTTTGTGCTGCACGTTCCAATTTGTGCTGTTTTTTTAGGTCCATACTCTTTTAATaggataatatatttttccttgtAAAAagattcttttttctttctatgCTATCATGTTGGTGCATGGAAATAACTCACAAAATAAGATGCAATAGTGCAATATCTCactgcatatttttcatagaaaaaaaaaaattgcatcaAGATGATAATTAGATCGAGCGACATATtatattcccttttttctgatattataaatatatcctATCTTTTGTATATCCCAGGTTACGTAAATCTTTGTTGACCTatttgtagaaaaaaaataataagaaaaagaagaaatacatCTTTTTGTGCATTCCACATTACCTCCATCATAAAAAAGTAAGCAGTGGTTGATTTTATCATACGTATTATTTCGTTCACCTTTGTGAAATAAAGTAACATGCATTGCCAATTTCAAAACtcgaaagtaaaaaaaaagacaaaatatACTATACaaattcattaaatttttttttttttaagatccCATGTTACACGTTGTCTTGCTCGGATCTGCATGCATGTTCACGCACCCGCCCCTAAATAATTTcgaaaattagaaaaattgaTAGAATTAATATGCAAGGTAATGAGCAAATGTAGCGTAATATGCGAGAAGGCTCTTTTTCACAACAACATTATCTGTAGTTCTATTTTTGACTTCTGATGCTCATTcgaaaattttcattttttttttataaatacgaTTTTTCTATAACCCTTGTAGCATCATAACATCATAACATCGTAAAATCATTATTAATAAggcgattaaaaaaaaaaaaatagactgGAATATTCTTTTAATACCGTTTTCTAATAATTAGAGGGAATCGCCCAGTTTATTCTCTTCATTATTAGTTCTACTCCACCTTTCCAACAATTTTTCTGCTTCAGTCTGAATAAACTTgcgcaaaaatataaaagggATAGAATACGTATTATCTCCATAGTTCTCTGTATTTTAAACGAATAACATTGTGAGAAATTTTTGGTtcatttgtttattaaatatatttttttttttttattattcatttatgtattcatgtaaacaataaaaatgagtACAAATTAGGACATTCAAATTTATACCTATTATGCATTACTATATATCTAACTTTTGCTTAATTAATATGGtaataatgttaaatattaaaCTGGCTTTTTACTTAAATAGTCTTTATCTTTGGGTTTTAATTGAATAACTTCATATGAttgttttttcatgtttttttttttttttgcaaaaagttaGGTAAAAAGTGTAAATAAAGTTCGTTGTGTACAATTATATCCTACTTATTAATACAGTGAATTTTAAGAAaggcattttatttttatattataaataaaccCACGCTGTTGTGTAGTTCGACCTACCATTGCCGATGGTGCATATGCATTTCATTAAACATTTCCAACAATCAGTGgtatttattacatttaagTTCCTTCATCTGTTCTTTCATCTACATATGCTTCAATTAGATTTATAACTTAAtcgtaatttattttgcatttcggGGAAAATATCAGCGAAGTGTTAAAAAGAGCTCCTAATAAGTGCATGgctactttttttccccatttaagcccttgtataaaaaatatcaaatatcaatcatcaattttgtaatttcaTTTGATTAGACACTGCTTACGAAATTATGCTATAATTCGTTTTATCCTTCTTTTCATAATGTTGAAAAATTTCCTTGTTTAGtaatattcaaaaaatacatatgatATATTACACTTATATTGAGCAGCGACAAATGCATAATCTGAGAAATAAAACTGTATCTAAGATAAATTATCCGCATGCATGTACTTAcgtgaatatatattcatgGGTCAAATGGTTTGCCAAAGTAGGTTTTATAATAAAGGACATAGgaaatatattcttattcGTGGGTTTTATATTAAACCTTACGAATTTGCGTCTTTAATTTTGGGATATCGTCGTCCTGTGCgaactttttttctcctttcttgtcttcttcatattttcttcttacaATTACATTATTTGATGCATTAATCTTGGTATctctattattttatataaatgttactCATTTCCGTTTTCATGATTTACCCTGCCTTTCTCCCAATGAAGGATCAACCAATAGGCGACGGACAAAAATGTTATTCCATTCTCATCATATAAGGAAGCAACTTGTTATAGGATAAAAACGAAACATAAATTAGAAACACTACTACGTAATAGGTAACACAAATATCTAAAAacagcattttaaaaaaggtcactatcatttttaattaatatagaAGCCTCGGTTAACTTCTTCATTCATGCGCCTAAACCACCGGCAATAATAACGTAAGAGGTACTAATATAGTGCATGTGAACCCTTGCCATAATGCAATTTCCGTGAAAAATGTACCTTACATGATAAATACgctatatataattattcgTAAGGATAtccataaaaattaatttaaccAATTACACTTATTTATGTAGTATAACTTTCGATACTCGGGGAAGTACCTCCATTTTCCTTTATTGAAAAAGATCATTTGCGTGTGGGGGACATTTcggacataaaaaaaattaagttgCCATAATTGCCTACTACTTTTCATACGGATTAATTCCttctcaaaaatgtgtatttcAAGTGAGGGCAATgctaattttataataagacggtagtaaaattttatttgtacttAGGGCATCCTCACTGTCGcatgaaaacataaaaaaggatgtACGAAATGTTACACTAGACCAAAATTGTTAGTTGAACAgtgaaacttttttatttcattcacTTTAGTTTTCACATGACGCGCTCTTCGCCGCGTAGGTAACATGCGTATATGTGTTTTCTTCGCATGTTACGttgtatgcaaaaaatttcatccccacataaaaaaatttttatataaaaaagttaattattGTGAAGCTAAAATGCACGCGAAAGTGCATGCGAAAATGCGCACGAAAATGCATGCGAAAatgtacgcaaaaatgtacgcGAAAATGGCCGCAAAATGGGAGCGAAAGGGCACACCAAAATGCGCACCAAGATGTAATAATTGGGTCGAATGGTCTTCCTAAAATATGTAACAGTGAGGTACCATTCCTTGCTGCCTTTTTTcagtttaaaaatatatacaaaacaGAAGGAATAAAGAGCAAACCATGTTGAGGTAGAGGACCCCCAGAAatagctttattttttcctctccgcatggaaaacatttttcataaaGGATTACTCATCTATACAACTTTTCATTTGATATAATTCTGTTAAAGATCTCCATAAGAGGTAAACCGCATAGAAAACCtaacaaaaagggaatggAAGTAACCCACTGTCCTAAAGAGACAATCGAAATGAAGGTAATCAGCATACCTAAAGACACCAGTGCTATAAGGTCCCTTAGcctttttatcatatatgtGTTATTACACTTtctaaataattttctttggTCATATTTTACGTAGGACTTCTTAATGCCATTTCTAAAGTCTTCGCCAAGTTCGGCATCATGGACCAAATCGGTTATTTGCTCATATGAATTTATAACATTCTTCACGTTAATctgtgctttattttttctccgctTCGCCTTTGATAATTGCTCATCAGAGCTGTAAACTATCCCTTCATCATTAAGCATTTCTCCTAAGTGCCTGTTAGGCCTGTCCAAAAAGGGGCTTCCTTTGTCATTATTCCTGCTGGagacatttttaaagaaatcctaaaaagtaaattaaattttgtaaTCCGAAAGGACatgtattttcattttaatgaaattattttttcaaaaaaataatgaaacaacaaaaatgtacaaaactTTTTTGAATCTTTCTGCATTATCCTACCTCTGTACTGTAGCACAGACAGAGCCAAATGACAACAGCAAAGGTAGCAAATTTGACGTAGCGAAAAAGGATTATTTGTTccttcttaaaatttttcattaatgcAGTGGTGGCATTTCTCGTATTAATCTTTCTACCTCAATGCTGACTCTTCTGATATGTTTGCAACCAATTCAGCGTAACTTGTCTGTTGatcaatttcttttaaactttttattatttaaaacatatttgtaaaaatgaggcaagtataataaaattgtccCTATTAAATTTTACTTACATATCATggttatactttttttttatcatcttttttgtacttaatattatttaaaaaaaaaaaaaaaaagtattatatttataaaattaaccATTCATATTGTCTGTCCAATAATTAACATTAGACTAATTCtgagtgggaaaaaaattactcctCTTTGTGACAACGTCGTTAAATATTGTTGCGTAAAAAGGTAGCGCCAccattatacataaataaattgatATTTTATGTACGAAAATTCACTACCTTTTGAGTCGTAAAAAAATgtcttaaaagaaaaaaatcctcaCATTTAAAACCAAGAAAtacgcaaaaggaagaaaaaaaaatcataaactTATGTACAATagtttatttaattaattgttacagaaaaacaaattaactattttaaaaatgtaaaaattctGCCGCGTACTTTCCTGCAATATCGCGAAATTTTAATTCGTAAAAATAGCAGTAAAGTCACCGAAAGTAAATGCCAAAACAGGAAGTACAAATGGCCCCagtataaattaattttttttgaaaagaaaataactaAAAAGGTCACCCCTGAAAAGTTATGCTAAGTATGCATTTTGCGTTCTGCAATGTTTTTCTACtaaggtaaaaataaaaccataAGTCGCAGAATAACATCATACGTAATGTTTCTTATCCTTTAAAAGGACGTCTGTTAAAACTTTTTGGTCATATTTAAAGTACCACTTAGCTTTAATCTGTTAATGGCAAAAGTACgcctatttttatatatcccCACGTTATAAGGTCAATTTTGTGCCAATTTTTGTAAGCAGTGCTTCGCTAATGTTAAAAGTGGGCTCAACGATGAATTTACATACATAGTTGCCATTTTCGTTAAAACGAATCGCACAAATCGCACATGCATGTTCAGTAAAATAAATCTTTTAAATGAATTCCAGCAGCGGAGACCACTTATAAGGCAgcacaaaattaacaaagtAGAAAAACTCCCAGCATCATTCATCAAATCGGTAACACAACATTTAACAAATCTTTTTGTAAAGAattgattttaaaaaatgttgtgGCATCTTCTCGCCGCGATTCTTAATGCgtgtaaaaaaagtaaaaatgcatGAGCAGTATTTTTTCCGCGGAATAGACTTCATTGCGAATTTTTCGAAGCACAATGGGCATGAAAATTAAGGCACATATATATCCTTAGCAAAGAAGCGGATCATtccgaaaaattaaaaaatatatatacgtatatatatacgtatatatgtacacatatgtgtatgcccAGTTTGACACCTTTAACGCCGAAATAGGGGCACCTTAACTTCTATGCCGAATGAAGGCCAATTTGTCTTAATTAGATGGTGGAATAACGCCTTACGGCTagatatgaatttttttataatactataaaaattttaaatgactAACCAATTCAACACAACTCTTTGAAAAATTTCGCAGTGCATTAATAACAAGAAGTGACACATAAATAATTCACACGCACAtctatacatatgtgcaagGTGCACGTcgcatgaaaaatatttctaataaGTGTACCAGACCAACCGAAGCGGTTTGGCAAAGTACAAGCAAAACCTTTTCattaaaacataatattgaattatttaaaaaaaaaaaacaacggaTGAATGACATGCAAAGGTGAAGTAAAAGTACTACAACATAAGTGATAAACatttgtgtacatatatttatgtgtaatCAAATAAGGGTTGAATAAACATATTATGCTAAGGAACATaagaaaattaacaaaactGTTTTAATGTGTCCCATAGCGGATTTAGCTACGTTTAATCTTTTCACtgtcttttatttatttatttacttatttattttttttttttttgcttctttcacCACAtaccaaataaaaattcttcaCTTACTTTACactgtgtattttcaaacCTTTACAAACAATCGAaagataattaaaattatcgCGCATTGTAAAAGAGTGAACAATTGACATTCCAGTTATACAAATAAGTGTCATACTACCCGAGCTAAGGCAGTGGCTCAAAGGCcgaattaaattttatccttttttttggcactttattaaatttttctcctAATTTACTTATCTTTTTTCGCAAATTCGTTTTACAATATGTCTGTTTTTCCGATTTAGTTCCCCTATTCTTTTCTTGTATTGCAATTTCCGAATCGATAATTTAAAAGTATGCACTCTTTTGCGTGTTCAGTTATTGGGCAGCCTTCGTTTCAGTTCATTCTAATTTCCGGCATTGCATTCCGCGCGTTTcaactcttcattttctgtgTCTCTATTTTCTGCGTATTTATCTTCCGTTTCAGCGCGTTCGGTTTTATTACATGCTAAATCTGCAGTTCCTGATCCAGAACAGGCAGTGCAATCTGATAAATTAACTTCCGTGTTATccaattttattctttttctaCTCTTTGagctctttttctttccttcagCGCAATCTGACAGATCACCTTGCGTACTGCCTGATTCTTTATTATTTgactttttattaaaatatttcgccttttttaattcttcttttttagcTTCATCAATATCTGTACAGTCTGATAAGTATTTCACAGCTCTTGCAATTTCcgattttcttctctttttattaagttttcttctttttcttctgtttcttttttttaatccatTCTTCAATCCCTTCTTCGGTTCACCATTTGATTCACTGTTCGATTCATTGTTTGATTCGCTGTTTGATTCGCTGTTTGATTCCATGTTCGATTCACTGTTGGATTCACGATATGATTCCATGTTAGATTCGCTGTTTGAATCATACTGCGATTTCGTATCCTTAGATAcaccctttttctttcctttcctttttcctcctttttttgcttctttattttctgaTTGTTGAATTATTTCCGACAATATCGAATCTAAGTCTtctatttttgcatttcctgcttcaccatttttcaGTTCTGAATTCCCTTCCacatataatgtttttttttttctgggtttctttttcgattttttcttagatcttttccttcttttctttccgttttcttcctcatcggGAAATACATCTTCAAGGTAGCTAACTTCTCCGTTtagtaattttatatattcattttctaCACCCTCCGTATCTGAATCTGCCCattctttattttcgttATTCACATATGAAcattctcctttttgttgttCTGTGTTTTCTGTTCCGGCTAGTTCCCAGTCTCCACTTTCATCTTCCACATACCACATTTCTCCATTCTCTTGTTTGGCACTCTCCACATCTGAATCTTCATTGTCTTTTTCTTGAGTTgttaaattttccttttcgagaTATTCCGATCTTACACCCCCTGGTACAAAGTCGTTTTCTACGAAAacggttttttttcctctaggacgctttaatttttttttttttagttttttttttaacgcttttttccttttcttttctgcgAGTTCTGTTTCAGTAGTTTCGCACATAGAGCTCTTCTCATTATCCGACGCGCGATGACTCGGACCGGCAGCTCTCTGTTCTGAATCATAATCAACCGCTGCAATAATTCTGCTATTTCTCAGCTCGGAGGGATTTCCCAGgctcttctttttgttcaGGGACTTACCACAGGTGGactaaaaaaagaaaaaatgataatcattatttttaaagtacctacttattttgcattaaacaatgttttgctttttaaagggacgtaaaaaaaaatatagcctATCGATTCGCATAATTATTAGTTACGTCGTCGCTATAATGGCACATCCAAATGAACAGAGCAACAGTAAACACCTTCATGATGTAGAGGGGcatgtttttctcttttatgCATCTATTCCTGGCGTTATGCATATTTGCCTTTTccgaatttttaaaagaatttgtGCATCCTTCGGAAGATGCAACCTTATTAAAACAATCAATTGagttaaccattttttttttttttttttgttcttttctaaattaaaaacatctTCAAACTTACAGTAACGATTTTGGTAAATCAAGTactgttataaaaataggtacagcaaaaaattacatgaaAAACATGTTTGCTAAATTTTTAGCCAAAAATATTTGACAAAAAATTAGTTTAAATAAAAGGATATCaggtaaaaattacaaatatacTTTAAATATactttacatatattttaaatatattctaaatatattctaaaaaaaagtaccttTACTGTtagcaccaaaaaaaagcaatggCTGCAATAGCAATGGCTGTAATAGCAATGGCTGTAATAGCAATGGCTGTAATAGCAATGGcaataaaattttgctttCATTTCAAtcaaaagaataaaaagctGTACTCTTTGTAGATAAGTTATACGACCACCTTTTCTCAttaggaataaaaaaaaaaacaataaatgaataacatATAAGCGATGTGAATTACCTCACGAAGGcttgtaaaaagaaaaaaaattatgaacatgGAATGTAGTTCTGAACGATGTTTTCTCCATAAATTCAGTTTTCACTCTTACGATGTTAGCAATGCGCAAAATGAATCGCAGAAGTGGcagtaaaataatataaaagtagAAGGGCTGAAGTGGCTACTCGCGCTATGTAGTATGTACTATATAGTATATTCttatactatatattatatattcttatttttccttctcttttttttgcaaaaaatagaATCGCGCTTTGCTGAAGAACCtctacataaaaaaacatatcacATGTATGCCATAATAAGCAAAGTAAGTCATTTCAATTGACTATATTCTACAACATCGGttttattacaaaaatggaattgCTTAAGGTACAAATAATCGTTCCATTTTaggaaaaattttacgttttttttctttttttaacttccttTCGTTCTATACATTTGTATAAAATTCACTGTTGCCCTGCAACCGAGTGACCGATCGAACTGCAAAGAATTGtataaataagaaaaaacgtATAACCTTGTCGTTGATGTAAACCATCGtaattccctttttaaataattttacttttatctTTACTAATGATCGAACGGCCTAATAAGCAAACGGCTAATCCATAACGCTACATTGCTTCCTAAAAATGCATATCAAAAGGTACAAGTCTGGCCACGTTCAATACGGCAAAATGTAGTCCGATTAACCAACAGAGAAGTGTACACAAGTAGGTGTACCTTTTTTGACTGCGAAACGTTCCTTTCATGTCGTTTACATTTCTGCGCAGATGCACTATACATAGTCGCATTAACACAGTAACTCTTTTTGAAATGCCGCTCGCATAGTgacaaagaaaaacattAATTCCTCCTCTTTCCACTTCAAAATTCTAAAAGTGCTAATTTTGGCATAACATTCTATACGTATCATTAATTAATTCTTAGTAGGAGGAAAATTACCTTATTTGTATCTGATAGTTCAACTTTCAgaggatgtaaaaaaaaaaaaaaaaaaattatcaattctttttttttttttttcgcaaaatattttataacacatttaacacatcatatataatatagaaaGTTCTAATGACATATGTACTTCAAATAGTAACATATGGTttggaaaagggggaaaaaagaaagaaatgcaTTCgcttaattttatgaaatcaAAATGTAACATActatacatatttaaaaataaataaacaatatGCGTAACTAGCTATGAAAGATTAAAATGATAACATAAAATCAGTATGCAAAATATGATATGCATTTTTCACCGAGATCAAGGATATACAACGTCGTATAAATTCAGTGTAAACATATAACTGGTGCACTCCACGGCTAATATGAAATAGCACAGAATTGTGTTGCAgacataaatatgtacatacatatatatgtacatacatatacatttacatatacatatatacatatatatatatatatatatatatacatacatacatacatacatacatacatacatacatacatacatacatacatacatacatacatacatacatacatacatacatacatacatacatacatacatacatacatacatacatacatacatacatacatacatacatacatacatacatacatacatacatacatacatacatacatacatacatacatacatacatacatacatacatacatacatacatacatacatacatacatacatacatacatacatgcttGGCCTTCTATGCAAATTCCCACAAAGTGGGGCCATTAATTACACAATTGGGACTGAAACAgctgtgtaaaaaaaaaaaggaacaaaaacaatatataagGAGACATGGGACTActaaattatgttaaaaaactATTTGAAAAtccaacataaaaaaaaaagaaaaaaagatacataaattaaaatatacgCTAGGCACACATTTGCGCCGTTTAGTACCGATGTATTGGTATATACATGCGAGGCACCACAAAAACGAGGGATATCGCATGAATGTATCTTAAGCTGCTATGGTATAGTATGCTCCCTCCTTATGATGTTACCCCTATTTATATTCCATTTAAATTGCCCTTTTAGCATTTCTCCCTGTTTAGCCTCACTGTAgttttcatattttcccACTTCTCcgtaaatttatataacaaCTGACGTATCAATATTGAGCATAAAAGAGCACACGTATGCCCATAAGGATAACATCAAAAAGATTGTAATTTAATTACACGTAATGATAACTGCTTTGAGTGccttttctcttctttcATACCCATAACACGCTACTTTAAtttatgcttttttctttttattttatgcgTCAATTCCTTAATCGagtgttttttcttttttgattttttctcCGGTGTACTTTCATTGGGATTATTCAAATTCTCATCTGAGCCGCTTTCCACAGTGCTACTACCTGGAATATCAATTTCCAATCCTTCATTCTTAGACGAATCCTTTTTCTTATCACTTGAACTATGTTTTGATTCTGATTCCTTCGATTCACCATGCTTCTTATGATGAGATGAGTTCTTCTTTAATAATGAACTATACACTGGCGAACTTTCTTCACTTAATGCAGTTTTACTTTCTGTTTTGTGAGTTTTCTCCTCAAAATTGATCTTACCGTCTATTGAATTTCTTTTCACTTCTGTGACCTCAGATGATTTCtctttgcttccctttttcgcaTCAGTATTCAGTTTAGTATCTGATATATTCTTTTTGAATCCTATATTTTGTGTGTGCAGCTTTTCCTTACTTCCAGTTTTCGCGCTTTCCGTTTTGGAATCAAGATTTAGTTTAC
Above is a window of Plasmodium vivax chromosome 8, whole genome shotgun sequence DNA encoding:
- a CDS encoding hypothetical protein (encoded by transcript PVX_094275A) gives rise to the protein MVNSIDCFNKVASSEGCTNSFKNSEKANMHNARNRCIKEKNMPLYIMKVFTVALFIWMCHYSDDSTCGKSLNKKKSLGNPSELRNSRIIAAVDYDSEQRAAGPSHRASDNEKSSMCETTETELAEKKRKKALKKKLKKKKLKRPRGKKTVFVENDFVPGGVRSEYLEKENLTTQEKDNEDSDVESAKQENGEMWYVEDESGDWELAGTENTEQQKGECSYVNNENKEWADSDTEGVENEYIKLLNGEVSYLEDVFPDEEENGKKRRKRSKKKSKKKPRKKKTLYVEGNSELKNGEAGNAKIEDLDSILSEIIQQSENKEAKKGGKRKGKKKGVSKDTKSQYDSNSESNMESYRESNSESNMESNSESNSESNNESNSESNGEPKKGLKNGLKKRNRRKRRKLNKKRRKSEIARAVKYLSDCTDIDEAKKEELKKAKYFNKKSNNKESGSTQGDLSDCAEGKKKSSKSRKRIKLDNTEVNLSDCTACSGSGTADLACNKTERAETEDKYAENRDTENEELKRAECNAGN